Proteins from one Cryptomeria japonica chromosome 4, Sugi_1.0, whole genome shotgun sequence genomic window:
- the LOC131061096 gene encoding NAC domain-containing protein 71 produces MAPVSLPPGFRFHPSDEELLSYYLKRKVHGRKIELDIIPEVDLYKCEPWDLPNKSFLPNRDMEWYFFSPRDRKYPNGSRTNRATEAGYWKATGKDRKIISQLVVMGMKKTLVFYTGRAPQGKRTDWVMHEYRLDEMQCVGAAGLQDAFVLCRIFKKNGTEHKNGEQNEAQIDNNILSSSMSNSFSETMSSFGYVQEWSEKKYSQIRQEEGGIQANLALPSETSSENLNDKNDCKAPQSWLLESGFSDTNKNGKDSSVFEGPRIQEEFPHPMIKVENNPGYLGDVKLNVPRTLSGSPLTKKLNDHFEEEDILQKILEVAQASQNCNTHLGHSFSVDGFADNLIRESVLENHLPCMGNNYEIFKVEEMNGSPCEDNYLQEGFLSSTWNTYPEMLSGQVQAEFQDNGSVALQREKINLCRWQYSLALSNSLDFSEMDDCLNIPELYS; encoded by the exons ATGGCACCTGTGTCACTGCCTCCAGGTTTCAGGTTCCATCCCAGTGATGAAGAACTCTTAAGTTATTATTTGAAAAGAAAAGTGCATGGACGTAAGATTGAGCTGGATATCATTCCAGAAGTAGATTTGTACAAGTGTGAGCCTTGGGATCTACCTA ATAAGTCTTTTCTGCCCAATAGAGATATGGAATGGTATTTCTTCAGTCCTCGAGACAGAAAGTATCCCAATGGTTCACGCACAAACAGGGCCACTGAAGCTGGTTACTGGAAAGCAACTGGGAAGGACCGTAAGATTATCTCACAGTTGGTTGTGATGGGAATGAAGAAAACCCTAGTTTTCTACACAGGCCGGGCTCCACAGGGTAAAAGAACAGATTGGGTGATGCATGAATATCGTCTAGATGAAATGCAATGTGTAGGTGCAGCTGGTTTGCAG GATGCTTTTGTCTTATGCCGCATTTTCAAGAAAAATGGAACAGAGCATAAGAATGGTGAACAGAATGAGGCACAAATAGATAATAATATCTTGTCTTCTTCGATGAGTAATTCCTTTTCTGAAACTATGTCCTCATTTGGTTATGTTCAAGAGTGGTCAGAGAAAAAATACTCACAAATCAGGCAGGAGGAAGGTGGCATCCAGGCAAATTTGGCATTGCCCTCAGAAACTTCATCTGAGAATCTAAATGATAAAAATGATTGTAAAGCTCCTCAAAGTTGGTTGCTGGAATCTGGGTTCAGTGATACAAATAAAAATGGAAAG GACAGCTCTGTATTTGAGGGCCCAAGAATTCAGGAAGAGTTTCCTCACCCAATGATAAAAGTAGAGAACAATCCAGGGTATCTTGGTGATGTAAAGTTGAACGTGCCAAGAACTCTGAGTGGGTCTCCTCTAACTAAGAAGCTGAATGATCACTTTGAAGAAGAAGACATTTTACAGAAAATTTTAGAAGTTGCACAGGCATCACAGAATTGTAACACTCATCTGGGACATTCTTTCTCAGTTGATGGTTTTGCTGATAACTTAATCAGAGAATCTGTACTTGAGAATCATTTACCTTGTATGGGGAATAATTATGAGATTTTTAAGGTGGAGGAGATGAATGGATCACCTTGTGAGGATAACTATCTTCAGGAGGGTTTTCTATCTTCAACTTGGAACACTTACCCAGAGATGTTATCTGGTCAAGTTCAAGCAGAGTTCCAAGACAATGGGTCAGTAGCTTTGCAAAGGGAAAAGATCAATTTATGCAGATGGCAGTATTCATTAGCATTATCAAATTCATTGGACTTTTCAGAGATG GATGACTGCTTGAATATCCCAGAGCTTTATTCATGA